A region of the Cyanobium usitatum str. Tous genome:
TGCGGCTGTTGCTGAAACCTTTGATACTGCGGATCAGCATCATCGGGGCCTCGGTCAGACTCGCCTCTTGAAGGCGCTTGCGCCGGGGAGGGGTGGAAGCAATGGTCATGGGCAGATCAGAGGGACGGCTGCTCAGGTTGGGGATTGTCGAGATCCCATCGCCAAGAAGAATGAGTGTTCACCGTGGGATGGGATGTTCGTTTTGATACCAAATCAGCCCTCGACTGGCCGCTCCGCCAAAAAGCCTGCGTTGAAAAGGCAAAAATGTTCGCTCCAAACATTTTTGGTGACGTTGCCCAAGTCAGGGCCCTGCTTGCTGCGGTTGCTACAACAAGCCCGGCTGGTTGTGGCTAGAAATCATCGAGACTCTCTCTGACCACGTGAAACAGATCCAAGCCATCATCCGCCCCGAAAAGCTTGATGCCGTCAAGGATGCTCTTGTGAGCCTCGGCATCAACGGCATGACAGTCACCTCCGTTCAGGGCTTCGGCAAGCAGATGGGTTACACCGAGGTCTACCGGGGCGTCAAGGTGGAAGCCCGGCTGCTCTCTAAGACCATGATCACAGCCGTGGTAACAGATGCCGCCCTTGCTGGCGTGGTCGAGGCGATCAAGTCTGCAGCCCAAACCGGCGAGATTGGCGACGGCAAGATCATCGTCCTCCCCGTGGAAGCTTCCATCAGGATTCGAACGGGCGAAACAGGTGATGTCACCCTGGATTAATCTTTTAACCATCCAGGCCTTTTCGCCAAATAAAATCTAGTTCAATAAAAACGTCGTTCAATCAAAAGATTGAGCGACGTTTATTTTTTGCTTTTTACAAAAGCTGCGATCAGCCTACTGCAGCAGCAGCGCGGTCGAAGTAGGTGCCAACTTCGGACATCAAGGCGGAGCAATCGCCAGGGGTGATGCCGTTGCGATCGTTAGCGATCGAGATAGCAGCGTCCTTCATTTTGCGAACGCCTTCTGCCACAGAAGCGCCAGGAACGCCGAGGGCGAGGTAGGTCTCACGCAGGCCGTTGAGGCAGCGGTCTTCCAGCACGGAAGCATCGCCGTTGAAAATGGCATAGGTGACGTAGCGGAGAATGATCTCCATATCGCGCAGGCAAGCAGCCATGCGGCGGCTGGTGTAGGCGTTGCCACCTGGAGCGATCAAGGAGGACTGCTGATCGAAGAGATCGCGAGCAGCTTTGGTAACGATGGCAGAAGCGTTGGAGGTGATGCGGTTCACCGTATCCATGCGCTTGTTACTTTCAGCAACCATCGCCGCGAGGGCATCGATCTGGCCGGCGTTAATGAATTCGCCACGGGCATCAGCCTGGGCAACAACCTTGGTGAAGGCGTCGAACATTGGATCTCTGTTATGGAATTTCGCTCTTGAAACTTAGATAGGCCACCTAGCACCCCGCGAGCTCCTAGAACCAAGGCTGCTGCAGCGATAGGCATGGAGTCGACAGCCGAGGAAGTGCTCGATTGGCAAGAGCTCACTCAGCTGGTAGCCCAGCCAGGCGATCCCATCAACGGGCCCGCCAGTGCCCAGGCGAACCTGCGCCTGTTCGGCCACCAGGAGCAGGACGTTCGCGTCACCTTGTTTCGCGATCACCATGCCTGGTGCCCCTACTGCCAGAAGGTTTGGCTCTGGCTGGAAGAAAGGCGGGTGCCCTACCGGGTGCGCAAGGTCACGATGTTTTGCTACGGCGAAAAGGAGACATGGTTCAAGCGGCTGGTGCCTTCGGGGATGCTGCCGGCGCTTGAGCTCGATGGCCGCCTGATCACGGAGAGCGATCGCATCTTGGAGGCCCTTGAAGGGGCTTTCGGCAGCTTGGGCCCGGGCATGGGCGACCCCGCAGTGCTGCCCCTGCGCCAGCTCGAGCGGTTGTTGTTTCGCGCCTGGTGCCAATGGCTCTGCAGTCCGGGCCTACGGCCTGCCCAAGAGGAAGCTGCCCGGGCGTCTTTTCAGCGCATCGCCAGCAAATTTGAGCAGGCGCTCAGCCAACACAGTGGGCCGTTTCTGCTTGGCGAGTTAGGCACCGCTGATCTGGTGTTCGTGCCCTACGTGGAGCGCATGGCTGCAAGCCTGGCCTACTACAAGGGTTTTCTGCTGCGCAGCGAACATCCGGCCATTGGCCGCTGGTTTGAGGCCCTGGAGCAGCGCCCCAGCTACTTAGGCACCCAGAGCGACTTCCACACCCATGCCCACGACCTACCGCCCCAGATGGGTGGCTGCTACGCCAGCGGAGAGGCCAACCAACAAGCACTGGCCAGCCAAATCGATCGGGGCCCCTGGCCCCTGGGCAGCCCCGACCCGGAAACCAGCCAAACCGAACCGGCCAATGCGGCAGCTTTTGCCCTCAGCCGGGTGATCAAGCACCGAGCGGCGATTCTTGGCCGCAGCCCCCTGGGAGCGGAAAAATTCGATGTCCCGCTCCGCACAGCTCTCACGGCCCTGATCCACGCCAAGCCCCTGCCAGCACCGGCGGGCTCTGCCCCTGCCCTGCGCTACTTGCGCGATCGGATCAGCGTGCCGCGGGACATGCCGCTGCATGCGGCCCGGCGCCTGCGCCAGGCACTGGAAACCACGGCCAGCCTCGATCCGCTGGCTGGCACAGCCCAGGGAGAGCCGCTCCCGGTGGCCCATCGCCGTGATCAAGATCCCAAGCCATTTCTCCAGGCTGCCCCTAGCGTTTTTCCAGTCGCCTAGCTCCCTATGAACCTGGCTCGACTTCGCCGCCTTGCCCTTGGAGTGGCCCTAGCTGCCTCGATTGGCCCAGGGCTGATTGGCACTGCCCGAGCCCTGGAGCTCAGGGGGTCTACCTACTTCACCAGCCCCCCCTGGAAGGTGGATCTGGTGAGCTACTACACCACTATTTGGCAGCCTTTTGCCAAGTATTACTTCACGATCAGCCTCGATGCCGACGCCGGTGCCGCCTTGGGCGGCCTCACCATTCAGCAGACCCGCGGGGTAGACAATCGCTTCCCATTTGCTGTGGAGCGCACCGAAGCCTTTTTGGGCCGGCCACGCCAGCGGGGCCAGCGGCTGCCAGTGCAGGCGGAGTTTGATGCTGCTGCAAGGCAGTTCAGCCTCACCTTCCCTGAACCAATCCCCCCCGGCTCCACCTTCACCGTGGTGCTCAGACCCTGGAACAACCCATCTTTTTCAGACACCTACATGTTCCAGGTGACGGCCTATCCAGCCGGCCCCAACCCCTCGCCAGCGCCGGTGGGATTTGGCACCCTGCGGATCTACGACCCCGATTGGCGCTGAACCAATTCAACGCCCTGCTGGCCCCTCAGCCTGCAGCACCTGTTGCCAGAATTGGCACTTGATGGCCAAGTGATGCCGATGCAAGCCCAGTGGAATGGTCAGGTGATCGCCAGCAGCGATGACATCGTCAAGGTCGACGGCAACGCCTATTTCCCCGCCGCCGCCCTTGACCCCGACTGCATCCGCCCCTCCAGCCACACCAGCGTGTGTGGCTGGAAAGGCACGGCCCACTACTACGACCTAGTGGTCAATGGTCAGGTAAACGCCAATGCGGTCTGGTTTTATCCAGAGCCCAAGGAGGCGGCCGCCAACATCCGCGGCCGGGTGGCCTTCTGGAAGGGAGTGCAGGTGACCTGAATCAGCTGGGTTGCAAGGAGGAGTGGTGATGGAGGATCCGCCACTTGCCATCTTCCAAGCCATACACAAATGTGTAGCGAGCCTCCACCGTGGCCTCTGGGTCATGGAGGGTGAACCGGTAGGTGCCCGCATCTACGGCTCCATTGCAACCCAAACGGATCTGACGGTGGGTGACGCTGCCACTGGGGTGGCGGGCCAAGAAGGAGTTGAAGTAATCAGTGATGGCCTCTGGTGTCTCGCGCAACTCACTAGAGAGAGTCGGCAGCAGCAAGGCATGGTCGCCATAGAGCTGGGCGACTTGGGCCGGATCGCCGGTGGCTAAGGCCTGATTCCAGCTTTCAAACCAGCCTTCCACCTGCCGCTCATCGAGGGGGCTGCAGGCGGCTTGCTGGGTGCTGGGGTAAGCACTGGCCTCAAGCGCCAGCACCGGTGGGGCCAGCAGAGCTACGGAAAGGGCTAGGACCAAACCGCAAAGCTGCAGGCCAGTCTGGAAGTGGCGAAGCAAGGGATTCAGCAACCTGGAAATCGCAGGGTGCGCCAGTCGCCGCTGGCAGTACTCACTTCAACGCCAATCTCCACAGGCCCTGAGCTGCCACCGCAGTGGTCATTCCACCAGCCAATCGCCTCGCTCCAGGCGGCATCGAGGGATTCGTAGAGGTCGTCGAGCACGGGATGGGGGGCGCCCTGACGATCGACTAGGCGGTAGATCCGCACGTGGCTAGGGGATTGGATTCGCACTGCTGGCATGTCTGGCTTCGCTGCTCTGCTGGTAATCATGGACCTTGTGCCAGATCGAAACTGTCACCTTCACAACATCTTCCGGTGTTGCAGGTTGCTGCACCGCCAGGGCCTCAGCGCATAAACAGCATCTCCTGGTAGCTGGGCAGGGGCCAGAGACCGTCGTCGACCAAGCCCTCCAGGCCATCCACCGCCGCACGCAGGTCGCCGATAAGCGGCATCAGGCTGTCGGCGCAGTGACGCATGTGGGCTTCGCTGCCGTGGGGCGCGGCATGTAGGGCCTGATCGAGGCTCTCGCAACCGTTGTTGAGCTGCTCGAGCAGTTCGCCCAACTGATTGCGCAGTTTGAGATTGGGATGCAGACCCATTGCCTGCTGCTCCTGCAGGGCCTGGCCCAGCTCGCCTAGATAACGCACAGCAGCTGGATATACCTGGGTGCGAGCGATCTGCAGGGCCAGCTTTGCCTCCACTTCAATCGCCAGCACGTACTGCTCGGCGTACACCTCAAAGCGGCTCTCCAGCTCCACCGCACTGAGCACTCCCTGGCGCTCAAACAGCTCCCGCACCTCCGGACGTTGCAGCACTGGCAAGGCGTCGGCGCAAGTGCGCAGGTTTTCCAGGCCACGCTCTTCGACAGCCAGGCGATGCCATTCGCTGGAGTAGCCGTCGCCGCCAAACACCACGGCGCCGTGCTCTCGCATCACCTGCTGGAGCACGTTGAAGGCCGCCTCGCCTAGGGCGGTGCCGCTGTCGAGCTGACTTTGCAGCCGATCGGCAATCCAGCCGATCGAATCGGCCAGCACCGTGTTCATCGCCACCAGGGGCCCGGCAACCGATTGGTTGGAGCCAACTGCGCGGAATTCAAAGCGGTTGCCCGTAAAAGCAAATGGTGAGGTGCGGTTGCGATCGCCGGGGTCTTTGGTGAATTCCGGCAGGGTGTCCACCCCCAGGGTCATCACGCCGCCCTTGGCGGAACTCTGCAGGTTGCCCTCGCGGATCTGGTTGAACACATCCTCGAGCTGGCTGCCCAAATAGACCGAGATGATCGCCGGGGGAGCCTCATTGGCGCCGAGGCGGTGATCGTTGCCAGCGGTCGCCACCACCGAGCGCAGCAGGGGCCCGTAGCTGTGGACGCCGCGAATCACGGCGGCGCAGAACAGCAGGAACTGCAGGTTGTCATGGGGCGTTTGGCCGGGGTCGAGCAGGTTGCCCTGGGTGGCGTTGCCGATCGACCAGTTGACGTGCTTACCCGAGCCGTTGATGCCCGCGAAGGGCTTTTCGTGCAGCAGGCAGGAGAAGCCATGCTTTTTGGCCGTGCTCTTGAGCACGGTCATGGTGAGCTGCTGGTGGTCGGTAGCGACATTGGCGGCTTCGAAGTAGGGCGCAATTTCAAATTGCCCAGGTGCCACCTCGTTGTGGCGAGTCTTGGCGGGAACGCCCAGGCGGTAGAGCTGCTGCTCCACGTCCTGCATGAACACCTGGACGCGCTCGGGGATGGCGCCGAAGTAGTGGTCGTCGAATTGCTGGCCCTTGGCGGGCGGGGCGCCAAACAGGGTGCGGCCAGCGAGGAGCAGGTCTGGGCGCAGGGCGACGAAGGCGTTGTCGACCAGGAAATACTCCTGCTCGGCGCCGCAGCTGGAGTTCACCGGAGCAACGTCGGTTTCACCGAGCAGACGCAGCAGGCGCTGGGCCTGGCGATTCATGGCGGCGTTGGAGCGCAGCAGCGGCGTTTTTTTATCTAGGGCCTCCCCGGTCCAGGAAACAAAAACGGTGGGAATGCAGAGGGTGACCCCATTGGGGGTCTGCATCAGGTAGGCGGGGCTGGTGATGTCCCAAGCGGTGTAGCCGCGGGCCTCAAAGGTGGATCGAATGCCGCCATTGGGGAAGGAGGAGCCGTCGGGCTCGCCCTGTACCAGCAGCTTGCCCGTGAACTCGGTGATCACCCGACCATCACTTTTGGGCGAAATGAAGCCGTCGTGCTTCTCGGCCGTGGAGTTGGTGAGCGGGTAAAAAACGTGGGCGTAATACAGCGCTCCACGGGCGCTGGCCCAGGTCTTCATGGCGTCGGCCACGGCGTTGGCCAACGACAAATCGAGCTTGCCGCCTTCCCGGATGGTGAGCTGGATCGATTTAAAGATGCGTCCAGGCAAGGCTTCCTTCATCGCCTGGAGGCCGAATACGTCGCTAGCCCACAGCTCATCGAAGGGGCCGGCAGCAGTTGTCACCACCGGGCGTCGCCGCTGAATCTGCTGGAGGGCGGCGTAACGGTGCGAGCTGGGCATGGGATCGATGTGAAAAAGCTTTATGGGGGCATCCAATGCGGCAATCCCGCCCCCTTATGTAGCTGTTGCTACAAAATTGCTCTCCGCATTCGAGGGCTGGTGGCCACGGCGACAGACCGGCCAGCTCAGATCAAGTAACGGCGAATGCTGGGCCGACTCCAGAAAACCAGCGCAGCAGTGGTAGCGGCCCAAAGCAGACCAGACAGCACTGCGGTGAGCAATCGGCCCTCACTGAGCAGAGCCAGGCGCACGATTCCGTAAGGCAGCCCCACCGCCAGAGCCATAGAAAGGGCCACGATCGCAAGGATCTGGCCCCAGGCACGCCACTTGAGCAGGGCGATCGAGGCCACCAGGCCCACCACGGCCGTAGGCAGCACGGCACTGGCGCCCACCACCAGATTGGCCGTGCGCCAGGTGGGATCCAGCAGGATTACCGCCAGGCCGAGGGGAATGGCCAGACCATTGGCCATTAAACCCAGGCGAGCCAGGGTCACGTAACCGCGGGGGGGATGCTGCAACATCGCAAACTCGGTGCCAGCGACTCACCATGCTCGTTCATGGGTAGGCGGCAGGATGGTGGCGTTCGCAAATGGACGGGGATTGCAACTCCATTCCGCCCCGCCCCCAACAGGAGCCCAAGGGCCAGCAACGGCCTTCCCGCCGCTGCAACGGGGACCCCTGACAACCCTGCAGGTAAACCTTGGCTACCGCTGTAACCAGGCCTGCAGCCACTGCCACGTCAACGCTGGTCCATCCCGCACCGAAATGATGGATCCGGCCACCCTGGCCCTGATCCCGCCGGTTTTGGCGGCTCGCCAGCTGAGCTGCCTCGACCTCACCGGTGGAGCGCCGGAGCTCCATCCCCAGTTCAGGGAGCTGGTGGTGGCTGCCCGCCAGCTTGGCGTCGAGGTGCTCGATCGCTGCAACCTCACGATTCTGTCGGAACCCGGCCAGGCTGATTTGGCTCGCTTTTTGGCCGATCAGGGCGTCACGGTGGTGGCCTCCCTGCCCTGCTACGCCGCCGAAAACGTTGATCGCCAGCGAGGTAGCGGCGTGTTTGAGCGCAGCATTGAGGCCCTACGCCAGCTCAATGCCCTTGGCTACGGCCAGCAAGGCAGCGGCCTCGAGCTGCAGCTCGTTTACAACCCCCAGGGGCCGGAGCTACCCCCTCCCCAAGCCCAGCTGGAGGCCGACTACCGCCGGGTGCTCGGCGCCGACTTCGGGGTGGTTTTTACCAGCCTCTACGCCCTTGCCAATATGCCGATCCAGCGTTTT
Encoded here:
- a CDS encoding P-II family nitrogen regulator, translating into MKQIQAIIRPEKLDAVKDALVSLGINGMTVTSVQGFGKQMGYTEVYRGVKVEARLLSKTMITAVVTDAALAGVVEAIKSAAQTGEIGDGKIIVLPVEASIRIRTGETGDVTLD
- a CDS encoding phycocyanin subunit beta, which translates into the protein MFDAFTKVVAQADARGEFINAGQIDALAAMVAESNKRMDTVNRITSNASAIVTKAARDLFDQQSSLIAPGGNAYTSRRMAACLRDMEIILRYVTYAIFNGDASVLEDRCLNGLRETYLALGVPGASVAEGVRKMKDAAISIANDRNGITPGDCSALMSEVGTYFDRAAAAVG
- a CDS encoding glutathione S-transferase family protein, which produces MESTAEEVLDWQELTQLVAQPGDPINGPASAQANLRLFGHQEQDVRVTLFRDHHAWCPYCQKVWLWLEERRVPYRVRKVTMFCYGEKETWFKRLVPSGMLPALELDGRLITESDRILEALEGAFGSLGPGMGDPAVLPLRQLERLLFRAWCQWLCSPGLRPAQEEAARASFQRIASKFEQALSQHSGPFLLGELGTADLVFVPYVERMAASLAYYKGFLLRSEHPAIGRWFEALEQRPSYLGTQSDFHTHAHDLPPQMGGCYASGEANQQALASQIDRGPWPLGSPDPETSQTEPANAAAFALSRVIKHRAAILGRSPLGAEKFDVPLRTALTALIHAKPLPAPAGSAPALRYLRDRISVPRDMPLHAARRLRQALETTASLDPLAGTAQGEPLPVAHRRDQDPKPFLQAAPSVFPVA
- a CDS encoding DUF2808 domain-containing protein → MNLARLRRLALGVALAASIGPGLIGTARALELRGSTYFTSPPWKVDLVSYYTTIWQPFAKYYFTISLDADAGAALGGLTIQQTRGVDNRFPFAVERTEAFLGRPRQRGQRLPVQAEFDAAARQFSLTFPEPIPPGSTFTVVLRPWNNPSFSDTYMFQVTAYPAGPNPSPAPVGFGTLRIYDPDWR
- a CDS encoding DUF427 domain-containing protein, translated to MQAQWNGQVIASSDDIVKVDGNAYFPAAALDPDCIRPSSHTSVCGWKGTAHYYDLVVNGQVNANAVWFYPEPKEAAANIRGRVAFWKGVQVT
- a CDS encoding SgcJ/EcaC family oxidoreductase, giving the protein MLNPLLRHFQTGLQLCGLVLALSVALLAPPVLALEASAYPSTQQAACSPLDERQVEGWFESWNQALATGDPAQVAQLYGDHALLLPTLSSELRETPEAITDYFNSFLARHPSGSVTHRQIRLGCNGAVDAGTYRFTLHDPEATVEARYTFVYGLEDGKWRILHHHSSLQPS
- a CDS encoding glutamine synthetase III family protein — its product is MPSSHRYAALQQIQRRRPVVTTAAGPFDELWASDVFGLQAMKEALPGRIFKSIQLTIREGGKLDLSLANAVADAMKTWASARGALYYAHVFYPLTNSTAEKHDGFISPKSDGRVITEFTGKLLVQGEPDGSSFPNGGIRSTFEARGYTAWDITSPAYLMQTPNGVTLCIPTVFVSWTGEALDKKTPLLRSNAAMNRQAQRLLRLLGETDVAPVNSSCGAEQEYFLVDNAFVALRPDLLLAGRTLFGAPPAKGQQFDDHYFGAIPERVQVFMQDVEQQLYRLGVPAKTRHNEVAPGQFEIAPYFEAANVATDHQQLTMTVLKSTAKKHGFSCLLHEKPFAGINGSGKHVNWSIGNATQGNLLDPGQTPHDNLQFLLFCAAVIRGVHSYGPLLRSVVATAGNDHRLGANEAPPAIISVYLGSQLEDVFNQIREGNLQSSAKGGVMTLGVDTLPEFTKDPGDRNRTSPFAFTGNRFEFRAVGSNQSVAGPLVAMNTVLADSIGWIADRLQSQLDSGTALGEAAFNVLQQVMREHGAVVFGGDGYSSEWHRLAVEERGLENLRTCADALPVLQRPEVRELFERQGVLSAVELESRFEVYAEQYVLAIEVEAKLALQIARTQVYPAAVRYLGELGQALQEQQAMGLHPNLKLRNQLGELLEQLNNGCESLDQALHAAPHGSEAHMRHCADSLMPLIGDLRAAVDGLEGLVDDGLWPLPSYQEMLFMR
- a CDS encoding Hepatitis C virus core protein; this encodes MLQHPPRGYVTLARLGLMANGLAIPLGLAVILLDPTWRTANLVVGASAVLPTAVVGLVASIALLKWRAWGQILAIVALSMALAVGLPYGIVRLALLSEGRLLTAVLSGLLWAATTAALVFWSRPSIRRYLI
- the arsS gene encoding arsenosugar biosynthesis radical SAM (seleno)protein ArsS (Some members of this family are selenoproteins.), coding for MQLHSAPPPTGAQGPATAFPPLQRGPLTTLQVNLGYRCNQACSHCHVNAGPSRTEMMDPATLALIPPVLAARQLSCLDLTGGAPELHPQFRELVVAARQLGVEVLDRCNLTILSEPGQADLARFLADQGVTVVASLPCYAAENVDRQRGSGVFERSIEALRQLNALGYGQQGSGLELQLVYNPQGPELPPPQAQLEADYRRVLGADFGVVFTSLYALANMPIQRFASWLQAQGKLEAYQALLQNKHCGANLERVMCRSLISVDWQGWLYDCDFNQQLGLSAAGRPRRHLGELLSWDPQGDAVAVADHCFGCTAGGGSSCGGALSRAAG